A genomic region of Pseudoalteromonas piscicida contains the following coding sequences:
- a CDS encoding efflux RND transporter permease subunit: protein MSALHENKPSIMDIFVNRPVLAIVVSLLIVLAGFNAARDISVQQYPKIESASLVINTVYTGAAADVVKGYVTEPIERVASTVPGVDYVDSITTSGLSKVTAWLELNHSTTDALAELTTRLNQIKFELPSGAEDPAIQIVRADSPYAVFYLDVESQGLPRNNVSDYLIRNVVPSMSDIPGVQKVTLEGGRDPAMRIWLDTEKLAIYGVSASDVFAALQANNTIATLGYSENNRQRIDLMANTSLKTVADFNNLVVKEIDGTQLKLGNIATVELGEAEGMVTARLDDHDTVFLAVWALPGANEIDIGDALYKKIDEINTILPDGMHLRIGYDGTLYMRDSIKEIFTTLGETVLLVGIVVLAMMGSFRTAMVPLVTIPISILGAIAVISAMGFSLNLLTILAIVLSVGLVVDDAIVVVENVARHMREGKPRLQAALISSRQLLVPIIAMTLTLAAVYAPIGFLTGLTGFLFREFAFTLAIAVLISGLVAITLSPIMSAYVNPEGGKEGKLTQKVNGYFDRLQAFYFRALDTLFKWRPQVFFVAIVFSLLSVPFYLLSQKELAPIEDQSSIQVVVEAPPESSQAYTSAKMNDTAEVMNATEGAEFTWQIITAAAGFGGVELAPFDERENSVHDLLYDLYGRLGSVTGLSLFPILPASLPTAGQFDVEVVFRASDDPTAMKQYADEIIQRATASGSFMFVNTDLKIDLPQAELEIDRELVADLGLSLSSVNEQLSIYMSNNFANYFNKEGKAYRVIPIVGDGERYNPENILNMQVRTDAGDLIPISAFATLRTFTSPRVLGSFNQQNSFRILAGTLPHITKEQALTQVEEIAADILPSHYSIDYAGESRQLRKEGNTMVGVLLFAMIVVFFLLTIQFNSFRDPLVVLLGCAPLALAGALMLPFLSLTTVNIYSQIGLITLIGLIAKNGILIVEFANHLQLEGKSKFEAVKGAAATRLRPILMTTGATVLGHFPLVLVTGAGAEARNSIGIILVAGMLIGTFFTLVVLPLLYEKLASDHRGEAETIETYPEAQLVGKVSMM, encoded by the coding sequence ATGAGCGCATTACACGAAAATAAGCCGTCTATCATGGATATTTTTGTTAACCGGCCGGTACTGGCGATCGTGGTGTCATTGCTTATTGTGCTAGCGGGCTTTAATGCCGCCCGAGATATATCGGTGCAGCAATATCCAAAGATAGAAAGTGCCTCACTGGTGATCAACACCGTCTATACGGGCGCAGCCGCAGACGTCGTTAAAGGCTATGTTACCGAACCTATCGAGCGAGTCGCTTCTACTGTTCCGGGTGTCGACTATGTAGACTCAATAACTACCTCGGGACTTAGCAAAGTCACCGCTTGGCTTGAACTTAATCACAGTACCACCGACGCCTTGGCTGAGCTGACTACCCGTTTAAACCAGATTAAGTTTGAGTTACCCAGCGGAGCAGAAGATCCAGCCATTCAAATCGTACGTGCCGATAGCCCGTATGCAGTATTCTATCTCGATGTAGAATCTCAAGGTCTGCCACGTAATAACGTGAGCGATTATTTGATCCGTAATGTTGTCCCTTCTATGTCTGATATTCCCGGTGTACAAAAAGTGACACTGGAAGGTGGCCGCGATCCAGCAATGCGAATTTGGCTTGATACCGAAAAACTCGCTATCTATGGCGTAAGTGCTAGCGATGTATTTGCCGCGCTACAAGCAAACAACACCATTGCCACCTTAGGTTACAGTGAAAATAACAGACAACGCATCGACTTGATGGCCAATACCTCGTTAAAAACGGTAGCTGATTTTAACAACCTAGTGGTAAAAGAAATCGATGGCACGCAACTCAAGCTTGGTAACATCGCCACGGTAGAACTCGGTGAGGCCGAAGGCATGGTAACCGCACGCCTTGATGACCACGATACGGTATTCTTAGCGGTGTGGGCATTACCGGGTGCCAATGAAATCGATATTGGTGATGCCCTGTATAAAAAGATTGATGAGATTAATACCATCTTACCCGACGGCATGCATTTAAGAATTGGCTACGATGGCACGCTTTATATGCGTGATTCCATAAAAGAAATCTTCACCACACTTGGGGAAACCGTCCTACTCGTGGGAATTGTTGTACTCGCCATGATGGGCTCGTTTAGAACCGCTATGGTGCCGCTGGTGACCATTCCTATCTCGATTTTAGGCGCAATCGCGGTGATCTCAGCAATGGGCTTTTCACTCAACTTACTGACTATTTTGGCTATTGTGCTTTCTGTTGGTTTGGTAGTAGACGATGCAATCGTGGTGGTTGAAAACGTTGCGCGTCATATGCGCGAAGGCAAACCCAGATTACAAGCAGCGCTTATCAGTTCACGTCAATTACTCGTACCAATAATTGCCATGACGCTGACCCTTGCTGCGGTCTACGCGCCAATCGGATTTTTAACAGGTTTAACGGGATTCTTATTCAGAGAGTTCGCGTTCACCTTAGCCATTGCGGTATTAATCTCTGGACTGGTTGCTATTACCTTGTCGCCCATCATGAGTGCTTACGTTAACCCTGAAGGCGGTAAAGAAGGTAAATTAACGCAAAAGGTCAATGGCTATTTTGATCGATTACAAGCGTTCTACTTTCGTGCGCTCGATACCTTGTTTAAGTGGCGTCCACAGGTCTTTTTTGTCGCTATCGTGTTCTCTTTATTGTCGGTGCCGTTTTACCTGTTATCACAAAAAGAGTTAGCCCCCATCGAAGATCAAAGCAGTATTCAAGTCGTAGTGGAAGCACCACCTGAATCTTCTCAAGCTTATACTTCAGCGAAAATGAATGACACTGCCGAGGTCATGAACGCCACTGAAGGCGCTGAGTTTACTTGGCAGATTATTACGGCGGCAGCGGGTTTTGGTGGTGTAGAGCTTGCACCATTTGATGAGCGAGAAAACTCAGTACACGACTTACTATACGACCTATACGGTCGGTTAGGCAGCGTGACCGGGCTAAGTTTATTCCCTATTCTGCCAGCATCGCTTCCTACCGCAGGACAGTTTGACGTTGAGGTAGTATTCCGTGCCAGTGACGACCCAACCGCGATGAAGCAGTACGCTGATGAGATTATTCAACGGGCAACCGCCAGTGGCAGCTTTATGTTCGTCAATACCGACCTAAAAATCGACTTGCCGCAAGCCGAGCTTGAAATCGACCGAGAGCTGGTTGCTGACTTAGGTCTCAGCTTATCGTCGGTAAACGAGCAACTTAGTATTTATATGTCGAATAATTTTGCCAACTACTTCAACAAAGAAGGCAAAGCCTACCGCGTCATTCCCATTGTAGGCGATGGCGAAAGGTACAATCCTGAGAACATTCTTAATATGCAAGTAAGAACGGATGCTGGCGATCTTATTCCGATTTCAGCATTTGCTACTTTGCGCACCTTTACAAGCCCTAGAGTGCTTGGCTCATTCAATCAGCAAAACTCGTTTAGAATATTGGCAGGCACACTACCGCACATTACCAAAGAACAAGCGCTCACACAGGTTGAAGAAATTGCGGCAGATATCTTACCTAGTCATTACTCCATTGACTACGCAGGTGAATCAAGACAGTTAAGAAAAGAAGGCAACACCATGGTTGGCGTACTTTTATTTGCCATGATAGTGGTGTTTTTCTTACTGACGATCCAGTTCAACAGCTTTAGAGATCCGCTCGTGGTACTACTCGGCTGCGCACCACTGGCACTCGCAGGCGCATTGATGCTGCCATTTTTATCACTCACGACAGTCAACATTTACAGCCAAATCGGCCTAATCACGCTTATTGGTTTAATAGCCAAAAATGGCATCTTGATTGTTGAATTTGCGAACCATTTACAGCTTGAAGGTAAATCGAAATTTGAGGCGGTAAAAGGGGCAGCGGCCACACGTCTAAGACCTATACTGATGACTACAGGCGCAACCGTGCTTGGTCACTTCCCGTTGGTATTGGTAACCGGCGCAGGCGCAGAAGCGCGCAATAGCATAGGTATTATCTTAGTCGCAGGCATGCTCATTGGTACTTTCTTCACTTTGGTTGTCTTACCGCTGCTTTATGAAAAGCTAGCCAGCGATCACCGTGGCGAAGCCGAAACCATTGAAACCTACCCTGAAGCGCAGTTGGTAGGCAAAGTAAGTATGATGTGA
- a CDS encoding IS3 family transposase (programmed frameshift), whose protein sequence is MRKSKFTETQIVSMIKEAESGIPVPEICRKHGIGQSTFYKWRSKYGGMEASDIKRLKELEEENRKLKDMFATLSLKHSMLEDIIGKKAVKTSRRRAWVEHLRAQFNVSVAFACEVAGLSRSVFYYKHKRPLDDEVIDALLALVERHPRWGLPKLFKRLRNKGKPWNKKRVERVYNMLKLNLRRKGKRRVPTRTPEPLSAPTQHNESWSMDFMSDALIYGHRFRTLNVLDDFNRQALAIEVDTSLTSERVIRTLQQIIAWRGKPKQIRVDNGPEFTSTALEDWAIKNDIKLEFIEPGSPYQNGFVERFNRSYREEVLDLYLFESLQEVREITDEWLDIYNYERPHDSLGDMTPIGYLEAA, encoded by the exons ATGAGAAAAAGCAAGTTCACCGAAACCCAAATTGTCAGCATGATCAAAGAAGCTGAGTCAGGTATTCCTGTACCAGAAATCTGCCGCAAACATGGCATCGGCCAAAGTACATTTTACAAATGGCGTTCAAAATATGGCGGTATGGAAGCGTCTGATATTAAACGCCTCAAAGAGCTTGAAGAAGAAAACCGTAAGCTAAAAGATATGTTTGCAACGCTTAGCCTAAAGCACTCGATGCTTGAGGATATCATCG GCAAAAAAGCTGTAAAAACAAGTAGGCGCAGAGCTTGGGTAGAGCATTTAAGAGCTCAATTTAACGTCAGCGTCGCATTTGCTTGTGAAGTGGCAGGGCTAAGCCGCTCAGTTTTTTATTACAAACATAAACGGCCGTTAGATGATGAAGTTATCGACGCATTACTTGCGCTGGTAGAGCGCCATCCTAGGTGGGGGCTGCCTAAGCTATTCAAAAGGCTTCGCAATAAAGGTAAGCCGTGGAATAAAAAGCGTGTTGAACGCGTTTACAACATGCTAAAACTAAACTTGAGACGTAAGGGAAAGCGCCGTGTTCCAACAAGAACACCTGAACCATTAAGTGCACCGACACAACATAATGAATCGTGGTCAATGGACTTTATGAGTGACGCATTAATCTATGGACATCGTTTTAGAACACTGAATGTGCTGGATGATTTCAACCGACAAGCACTGGCGATTGAGGTCGATACAAGCTTAACTTCTGAACGAGTTATTAGAACACTACAACAAATTATTGCTTGGCGAGGAAAACCAAAGCAGATTAGAGTGGATAATGGTCCAGAATTTACTTCAACGGCACTCGAAGATTGGGCAATAAAAAATGACATCAAGTTGGAATTTATAGAGCCAGGCAGTCCTTACCAGAATGGTTTTGTGGAAAGGTTTAACCGAAGTTATCGTGAAGAAGTGCTCGATTTATACTTGTTTGAGTCACTGCAAGAAGTACGTGAAATCACTGATGAGTGGTTAGATATTTATAATTATGAGCGACCACATGATTCACTTGGCGATATGACACCAATTGGCTATCTTGAGGCTGCATAA
- a CDS encoding AAA family ATPase, which translates to MTSKLNLKKLTISGLRGVSNPLTLNFEKTFTLIFGHNGTGKTSICDAIDFLANGDCSSLGDNSLGSARHKFWPFVGKKSSDVAVDLSLSDGSSWRATILGTKTSVSVSSKRELPVVKVWRRKQMMDLILAKPLCNSTQFSTAIS; encoded by the coding sequence ATGACCTCGAAGCTTAATCTCAAAAAGTTAACTATTTCGGGTTTGCGGGGTGTTTCCAATCCTCTAACGCTCAATTTCGAAAAAACTTTTACTCTGATTTTTGGACATAATGGTACCGGTAAAACGTCCATATGCGACGCTATTGATTTTTTAGCTAATGGTGATTGCAGCTCCTTAGGTGATAACAGCTTAGGTAGTGCCCGACACAAGTTCTGGCCGTTTGTCGGTAAAAAGAGCTCTGATGTCGCTGTAGATCTATCTCTTTCAGATGGGTCTAGTTGGCGAGCGACTATTTTAGGGACCAAAACTTCAGTTAGTGTGTCGTCGAAAAGAGAACTACCCGTAGTTAAAGTTTGGCGCAGAAAGCAGATGATGGATCTCATCCTTGCGAAGCCACTTTGTAACTCCACCCAATTTAGTACAGCTATTTCGTAG
- a CDS encoding M4 family metallopeptidase translates to MDINIYNLYQSSQYSDAVLRRKKGWPKAQAAEVNFAYESLEYGEAFFESELNVDTTDVDVKCLVNYDIFSNVAMWDKPYLVLGSGDTSLNNMAFAIDVIVHELTHIVLEKDSMLRQGLEHQGINEHICDVIGLTCRYYAYQTPPEDFTWLIGDLIAKDNQRRAIRDLANPGSAHPNDRQTSDLASLMRRPNWQLDTSSYDLLGPLNYLFFVVASSGIRPLEGYGKIWWESVKNVPAHNALFHFLSNLKSTLEEERAQFFSACEQIGLAHIPILEQLLRA, encoded by the coding sequence TTGGATATTAATATTTACAACCTTTATCAAAGCTCTCAATACAGCGATGCGGTATTGAGGCGCAAAAAAGGCTGGCCGAAGGCACAAGCAGCCGAAGTCAACTTTGCTTACGAGAGCCTTGAATACGGTGAGGCATTTTTCGAATCCGAATTGAATGTCGATACAACGGACGTTGATGTCAAATGTTTAGTTAACTATGACATTTTCAGCAATGTTGCCATGTGGGATAAGCCTTACCTGGTGCTTGGCTCAGGTGACACCAGCTTAAATAACATGGCATTTGCTATTGATGTCATTGTGCATGAACTTACCCATATAGTGCTTGAGAAAGACAGTATGCTCAGACAAGGTCTGGAGCATCAGGGTATTAATGAACACATTTGTGATGTTATTGGGCTGACTTGCCGGTACTACGCCTATCAGACACCGCCAGAAGATTTTACTTGGTTGATAGGTGACCTGATTGCCAAGGATAATCAACGAAGAGCAATACGGGATCTTGCCAATCCCGGTAGTGCCCACCCAAATGATCGGCAGACATCAGATCTTGCGAGCCTCATGAGGCGGCCCAACTGGCAACTCGATACTTCGTCGTATGATCTTCTTGGGCCGCTTAACTACCTTTTCTTTGTTGTCGCCAGTAGTGGTATCCGCCCCTTGGAAGGCTACGGAAAAATTTGGTGGGAAAGTGTCAAAAACGTTCCGGCTCACAATGCCTTGTTTCATTTCCTGAGTAACCTAAAAAGTACACTCGAAGAGGAAAGAGCGCAATTTTTCAGTGCCTGTGAACAAATAGGATTGGCACATATTCCTATTCTTGAACAACTACTTAGAGCGTAA